A single Cupriavidus sp. D39 DNA region contains:
- the adk gene encoding adenylate kinase, protein MRLILLGAPGAGKGTQAQFICEKFGIPQISTGDMLRAAVKAGTPLGVAAKKVMDAGGLVSDDIIIGLVKDRLQAADCKDGYLFDGFPRTIPQAEAMKEAGVAIDYVLEIDVPFDAIIERMSGRRAHVASGRTYHVKYNPPKVEGVDDVTGEPLIQRDDDKEETVKKRLDVYSQQTRPLVDYYSKWAANGDPAAKVAPPQYRKIAGVGSVEDITARVFDALK, encoded by the coding sequence ATGCGTTTGATCCTGTTGGGCGCACCTGGCGCCGGCAAAGGCACGCAAGCCCAGTTCATCTGCGAGAAGTTCGGCATCCCCCAAATCTCCACCGGCGACATGCTGCGCGCCGCGGTGAAGGCTGGCACGCCGCTAGGCGTGGCCGCCAAGAAGGTGATGGACGCAGGTGGCCTGGTGTCGGACGACATCATCATCGGCCTGGTCAAGGACCGCCTGCAGGCGGCCGATTGCAAGGACGGCTATCTGTTCGATGGCTTCCCGCGCACCATTCCGCAGGCCGAGGCCATGAAGGAAGCGGGCGTGGCGATCGACTACGTACTGGAAATCGACGTGCCGTTCGATGCCATCATCGAGCGCATGAGCGGGCGCCGCGCGCACGTGGCATCGGGCCGCACCTACCACGTCAAGTACAACCCGCCCAAGGTGGAAGGCGTGGACGACGTCACCGGCGAACCGCTGATCCAGCGCGACGACGACAAGGAAGAGACCGTCAAGAAGCGCCTCGACGTCTACTCCCAGCAGACACGTCCGCTGGTGGACTACTACTCCAAGTGGGCCGCCAATGGCGACCCCGCCGCCAAGGTTGCACCGCCGCAGTATCGCAAGATCGCGGGCGTTGGCAGCGTGGAAGACATCACCGCGCGTGTGTTCGACGCACTGAAGTAA
- the kdsB gene encoding 3-deoxy-manno-octulosonate cytidylyltransferase, with protein MSLPAFTVVIPARLASTRLPNKPLADIGGKPMIVRVAERAHASSAQRTVVATDAPEVAAACAAHGIEAVITRADHPSGTDRLAEVATLLGLPDDAIVVNVQGDEPLIEPGLIDEVALHLAHHADCAIATAAHPIGEIAEVFNPNVVKVVCDAAGRALYFSRAPIPWARDAWAGVPAAAAAAAQVALPAMPVLRHIGLYAYRAGFLRRFPTLALSPVEQTEALEQLRAMWHGERIGVLETAAVPAPGVDTQADLDRVRVLWAQAMAQEGP; from the coding sequence ATGTCGCTGCCCGCTTTTACCGTCGTCATCCCGGCGCGCCTGGCCTCCACCCGGCTGCCCAACAAGCCGCTGGCCGATATCGGCGGCAAGCCCATGATCGTGCGCGTGGCTGAGCGCGCCCATGCCTCGTCGGCGCAGCGCACGGTGGTGGCCACCGACGCGCCCGAAGTGGCGGCAGCCTGCGCGGCGCATGGCATCGAAGCCGTGATCACGCGTGCCGACCATCCCTCGGGCACCGACCGCCTGGCCGAAGTGGCCACGCTGCTGGGCCTGCCGGACGATGCCATCGTGGTCAATGTGCAGGGCGACGAGCCGCTCATCGAGCCCGGCCTGATCGACGAGGTGGCGCTGCATCTGGCGCACCATGCCGATTGCGCCATCGCCACCGCTGCACATCCGATCGGCGAGATTGCCGAGGTGTTCAACCCCAATGTGGTGAAAGTGGTGTGCGATGCCGCCGGCCGCGCGCTGTATTTCTCCCGCGCCCCGATCCCCTGGGCGCGCGACGCCTGGGCCGGCGTGCCGGCCGCGGCGGCAGCCGCCGCCCAGGTGGCGTTGCCGGCCATGCCGGTATTGCGCCACATTGGCCTGTACGCCTACCGCGCCGGATTCCTGCGGCGCTTCCCCACGCTGGCGCTGTCGCCGGTGGAGCAGACGGAAGCCCTGGAGCAGCTGCGCGCGATGTGGCATGGCGAGCGTATCGGCGTGCTGGAAACAGCGGCAGTGCCCGCGCCGGGCGTCGATACGCAAGCCGACCTGGACCGGGTGCGTGTGCTTTGGGCGCAGGCCATGGCACAGGAAGGCCCCTGA
- a CDS encoding Trm112 family protein encodes MDNRLLEILVCPLCKSKLEHDRAAQELICHVDKLAYPIRDGIPIMLADEARQTVPGRLVSPE; translated from the coding sequence ATGGACAACCGGCTGCTTGAAATCCTGGTCTGCCCGCTGTGCAAGAGCAAGCTGGAACATGACCGTGCCGCCCAGGAACTGATCTGCCACGTGGACAAACTGGCCTATCCGATCCGCGACGGCATTCCCATCATGCTGGCCGATGAAGCACGCCAGACCGTGCCGGGCCGGCTGGTCTCGCCGGAATAA
- the lpxK gene encoding tetraacyldisaccharide 4'-kinase: protein MPAPRNALADFVTAQWQRRGWFAWLMLPLSWVFGLVSGWRRLAYRRGWYRSTRLPMPVVVVGNVTVGGTGKTPAVIALAHALAESGLRPGVVSRGYGVKLKHPRRVKPTSQAKDVGDEPLLIARATDVPVWVFPDRALCAQTMLVSHPGVNVLLLDDGLQHYKLQRDFEIVMFDSRMGGNGLLLPAGPLRESLSRRRDATLINDPDFRPSQDKPDVYGMRLVLDDAWQLADPTMARPLSAFAGQRVLAAAGIGNPERFFASLRAAGLAPDTMPLPDHYDFAEDPFAGDPVAQAADAILITEKDAVKCERLSDPLDPRIWVVPTTPVIDAGLIEKIRRAVAAHAQAAPAAPGAATAAGHTKETQDGQPAA, encoded by the coding sequence ATGCCAGCTCCCCGCAACGCCCTTGCCGACTTCGTGACCGCCCAGTGGCAACGCCGCGGCTGGTTCGCCTGGCTGATGCTGCCGCTGTCGTGGGTGTTCGGCCTGGTCAGCGGCTGGCGGCGCCTGGCATACCGGCGCGGCTGGTACCGCTCGACGCGCCTGCCCATGCCGGTGGTGGTGGTCGGCAACGTGACCGTGGGCGGCACCGGCAAGACCCCCGCGGTGATCGCGCTGGCCCATGCGCTGGCCGAGTCCGGCCTGCGCCCGGGCGTGGTCTCGCGCGGCTACGGCGTCAAGCTCAAGCATCCGCGCCGGGTCAAGCCCACCTCGCAGGCCAAGGACGTGGGCGACGAGCCACTCTTGATCGCGCGCGCCACCGACGTGCCGGTCTGGGTCTTCCCCGACCGCGCGCTATGCGCGCAGACCATGCTGGTCTCGCATCCCGGCGTCAACGTGCTGCTGCTCGACGATGGCCTGCAGCACTACAAGCTGCAACGCGACTTCGAGATCGTGATGTTCGATTCGCGCATGGGCGGCAACGGCTTGCTGCTGCCCGCGGGCCCGCTGCGAGAATCGCTCTCGCGCCGGCGCGACGCCACCCTCATCAACGACCCGGACTTCCGCCCCAGCCAGGACAAGCCGGATGTCTACGGCATGCGCCTGGTGCTGGACGATGCCTGGCAACTGGCCGACCCTACCATGGCCAGGCCGCTGTCCGCGTTTGCCGGGCAGCGTGTGCTGGCCGCCGCCGGCATCGGCAACCCCGAGCGCTTCTTCGCCAGCCTGCGCGCGGCAGGCCTCGCGCCCGACACCATGCCGCTGCCGGACCACTACGACTTCGCCGAAGACCCCTTTGCCGGCGATCCTGTCGCGCAAGCGGCCGATGCGATCCTGATCACCGAGAAGGATGCCGTAAAATGCGAGCGCCTCAGTGACCCGCTGGACCCGCGGATCTGGGTCGTCCCCACCACGCCCGTGATCGATGCGGGCCTGATCGAAAAAATTCGCCGCGCTGTCGCCGCGCATGCCCAGGCCGCTCCCGCAGCGCCGGGCGCCGCGACCGCCGCCGGCCACACCAAGGAAACGCAAGATGGACAACCGGCTGCTTGA